A genomic segment from Chitinophaga flava encodes:
- a CDS encoding protein-disulfide reductase DsbD family protein encodes MKHLLSFLIPVFALFAFSANAQEQSPKPVKWEFSAEKKNDQEYVLHAKATIEKGWLLFSTTMGNDDPNTRIVPDSTAKLTLGTVTEQGKLQQRKEPLFDNLDIKYFENEVELVADIKGMPASGKIKGNINYMVLKGEEVLPEEAAFDVAVAPAAAGNTTAAPAAGGTAADNGVAEDDASNKSLLWIFLASFGGGFIALITPCVFSMIPITVSFFTKRSKTRAEGIKNAFTYSLSIIIIYTLLGFLITKVFGASALNSLASNGIANMIFFVIFLLFAFSFLGAFEISLPSSWANVSDSRAGMSSMAGIFFMALTLAIVSFSCTGPILGNLLVLAAKGGNTGPLVGMFGFSLALAIPFSLFALFPSLLNKIGKSGGWLNAVKVTLGFVELALALKFLSNVDMAYHWNLLDREIFLALWIAIFALLTLYLIGKLKFSHDSDVPFLSVTRLCFAIATFTFVIYMVPGMWGAPLKGISGFLPHEGSQDFNLNKSLVDIQASLESGGGGGGNTSNANTIKPKKLVGLLHSEIPGVENIFFDYEEALAAAKAANKPLMLDFTGHTCVNCRKFEKSVLSNPKVMKILRNDFIVASLYTDEKTSLPEAEQYVSKFDGSKIKNVGQKNLDLEATHFKRNSQPYYIPVDLQGNALVNRGYGYDPKEDADAFIQYLESAKAEFAQRQK; translated from the coding sequence ATGAAGCATTTGCTTTCATTCCTGATACCGGTTTTTGCTTTGTTTGCCTTCAGCGCAAACGCGCAGGAACAAAGCCCTAAGCCAGTAAAATGGGAATTTTCCGCTGAGAAGAAAAACGACCAGGAATATGTACTCCATGCCAAGGCAACGATAGAAAAAGGATGGCTGTTGTTTTCCACCACCATGGGCAACGACGATCCCAACACCCGAATTGTGCCCGACAGTACCGCCAAACTCACCCTGGGAACTGTTACTGAACAAGGTAAGCTCCAGCAGCGTAAAGAACCGCTGTTCGACAACCTGGACATCAAATATTTTGAAAATGAAGTGGAACTGGTAGCCGATATCAAAGGCATGCCCGCTTCCGGCAAAATCAAGGGCAATATCAACTATATGGTCCTGAAAGGAGAAGAAGTCCTGCCGGAAGAAGCAGCTTTTGATGTAGCGGTAGCACCAGCTGCTGCCGGCAATACCACTGCTGCGCCTGCTGCAGGAGGTACCGCAGCCGACAATGGTGTGGCTGAAGATGATGCTTCCAACAAATCCCTGCTGTGGATATTCCTGGCCAGCTTTGGTGGTGGTTTTATCGCGCTGATCACGCCCTGCGTGTTCTCCATGATCCCCATCACTGTAAGTTTCTTTACCAAACGCAGTAAGACAAGGGCTGAAGGCATCAAAAATGCGTTCACCTACTCGCTGTCTATCATCATTATTTATACTTTACTGGGCTTCCTAATCACTAAAGTATTCGGTGCCAGTGCGCTCAACTCCCTCGCCAGTAATGGTATTGCCAACATGATCTTCTTCGTGATCTTCCTGTTGTTTGCCTTTTCTTTCCTGGGAGCTTTCGAGATCTCCCTGCCCAGCTCCTGGGCCAATGTGTCCGACTCCAGGGCAGGAATGAGCAGCATGGCAGGCATCTTCTTTATGGCGCTTACCCTGGCTATCGTATCTTTCTCCTGCACCGGTCCTATTCTGGGTAACCTGCTGGTACTGGCAGCGAAAGGTGGCAATACCGGCCCGCTGGTTGGTATGTTCGGTTTCTCCCTGGCCCTGGCCATTCCGTTCTCTCTGTTTGCGCTGTTCCCCAGCCTGCTGAACAAGATCGGTAAATCCGGCGGCTGGCTGAACGCGGTGAAAGTAACCCTCGGCTTCGTAGAACTGGCGTTGGCACTCAAGTTCCTGTCCAACGTAGACATGGCCTACCACTGGAACCTGCTGGACAGAGAAATATTCCTGGCGCTGTGGATCGCTATCTTCGCGCTGCTTACTCTTTACCTGATCGGTAAACTGAAATTCAGCCACGATAGCGACGTGCCTTTCCTCTCTGTAACCCGCCTCTGTTTTGCGATTGCCACTTTTACGTTTGTGATATATATGGTTCCCGGTATGTGGGGCGCTCCACTGAAAGGTATCAGCGGATTCCTGCCACATGAAGGATCGCAGGACTTCAACCTGAACAAATCACTGGTAGATATACAAGCCTCCCTGGAAAGTGGCGGCGGTGGTGGTGGAAACACCAGCAATGCCAATACCATCAAGCCTAAAAAGCTGGTTGGCCTACTGCATTCTGAAATCCCGGGTGTGGAAAACATATTCTTTGATTACGAAGAAGCACTGGCAGCAGCCAAAGCGGCCAACAAACCACTGATGCTCGACTTTACCGGACATACCTGCGTTAACTGCCGTAAGTTCGAAAAATCCGTGCTGTCCAATCCGAAAGTGATGAAGATCCTGCGCAATGATTTTATTGTAGCTTCCCTCTACACCGACGAAAAGACATCCCTGCCTGAAGCAGAGCAGTATGTTTCCAAATTCGACGGCAGCAAGATCAAAAACGTAGGCCAGAAAAACCTGGACCTGGAAGCCACTCATTTCAAACGCAATTCGCAGCCCTACTATATTCCGGTAGACCTGCAGGGAAATGCGCTGGTGAATAGGGGTTATGGGTACGATCCGAAAGAAGATGCGGACGCATTTATCCAGTACCTGGAAAGTGCGAAAGCAGAATTCGCCCAAAGGCAGAAATAA
- a CDS encoding protein-disulfide reductase DsbD domain-containing protein, whose translation MKKLLTALALFALPILASAQIENPVKWSFTSKKVNATTYEVHATATIENGWHLYAQEAGEGPVPTSFKFTKNPLAATTGKVTEVGKLHKSFDKNFNSELKYYENTVNFVQKVTVKGKAATKVKGSVEFMVCDDHQCLPPKEVEFAVSVGGK comes from the coding sequence ATGAAAAAATTATTAACAGCACTGGCTTTGTTCGCCCTGCCTATTCTGGCAAGCGCTCAGATCGAAAATCCGGTTAAATGGAGCTTTACCTCCAAAAAGGTAAATGCCACCACCTACGAGGTGCATGCAACAGCTACCATTGAAAACGGCTGGCATTTATACGCTCAGGAAGCAGGAGAAGGTCCTGTGCCTACCTCCTTCAAATTCACTAAAAACCCGCTGGCCGCTACCACCGGTAAAGTGACTGAAGTAGGTAAACTGCACAAATCCTTCGACAAAAACTTCAATTCTGAACTGAAATACTACGAAAACACCGTGAACTTCGTTCAGAAAGTAACCGTAAAAGGTAAAGCAGCTACTAAAGTGAAAGGCTCTGTAGAGTTCATGGTATGTGACGACCATCAGTGTCTGCCTCCTAAAGAAGTGGAATTTGCGGTAAGTGTGGGAGGAAAATAA
- the purQ gene encoding phosphoribosylformylglycinamidine synthase subunit PurQ, giving the protein MKFGVVTFPGSNCDHDMIDSLRNDLGQEVIELWHKDKDLSAFSTEDCIILPGGFSYGDYLRCGAIARFSPMMQSVIEFAQKGGRVIGVCNGFQVLCEAGLLPGVLLRNENQQFVCKNVFLKSENNAASLTKDVTGRPLMIPIAHGEGRFYADDATLDELEKNNQILFRYCDEFGNIIDTANPNGAIRNIAGICNKERNVFGMMPHPERATSQGLGNLDGQLIFQSLINNN; this is encoded by the coding sequence ATGAAATTTGGTGTTGTCACCTTTCCGGGTTCTAACTGTGATCATGATATGATTGATTCCCTGCGCAATGATCTGGGGCAGGAAGTAATAGAGCTGTGGCATAAGGATAAAGACCTGAGCGCATTCAGCACAGAAGATTGTATTATATTACCAGGTGGTTTTTCCTATGGTGATTACCTGCGTTGCGGCGCCATCGCCAGGTTCAGTCCCATGATGCAGAGTGTGATTGAATTCGCCCAAAAAGGCGGTCGTGTGATTGGTGTATGTAATGGTTTCCAGGTACTGTGCGAAGCCGGATTGCTTCCAGGTGTACTGTTGAGAAATGAAAACCAGCAGTTTGTATGCAAAAACGTTTTCCTGAAAAGCGAAAACAATGCAGCCTCCCTTACAAAAGACGTTACCGGCAGACCGCTGATGATTCCGATCGCACATGGTGAAGGCCGTTTTTATGCAGATGACGCTACGCTGGACGAACTGGAAAAAAACAACCAGATCCTCTTCCGCTACTGCGACGAGTTTGGCAATATTATTGACACCGCTAACCCTAACGGAGCCATCCGTAATATCGCTGGCATCTGTAATAAAGAAAGAAACGTATTTGGAATGATGCCTCACCCGGAAAGAGCTACCAGCCAGGGGCTCGGTAATCTCGACGGACAGCTCATCTTCCAGAGTCTGATCAATAATAATTAG
- a CDS encoding TIGR01777 family oxidoreductase, with product METVMITGGTGLVGTALTRLLLERGYKVIILTRKPEKGPNKAVSYASWDVNAQTLDVDALQQADYIVHLAGANVGEKRWTASRKQEIADSRTQSSELIVKVLQTHPNKVKKVISASATGYYGEWKDHPFTETDPPATDFLGSTTLAWERSIAPVEGLGKKLVIFRTGIALSREGGALKEFYKPLKFGFATILGSGDQYISWIHIQDLVRLYFNAIVNDQLEGTYNAVAPYPVTHKELILTMAHAAKGRSFVTSYVPAFALKLALGEMSIEVLKSVNVSSRKIQDTGFQFSYPTVKEAMEQLFK from the coding sequence ATGGAGACCGTTATGATAACCGGTGGTACGGGACTGGTAGGAACGGCATTGACCCGTTTACTACTGGAACGTGGCTACAAAGTGATCATCCTCACCAGAAAACCGGAAAAGGGCCCCAATAAGGCAGTAAGTTACGCCAGTTGGGACGTGAACGCACAAACGCTGGACGTAGATGCCTTGCAACAGGCTGACTATATCGTACACCTGGCAGGCGCCAATGTAGGTGAAAAAAGGTGGACCGCTTCGCGGAAACAGGAGATAGCAGACAGCCGGACCCAAAGCAGTGAACTTATAGTCAAAGTCTTACAGACCCACCCCAACAAAGTAAAAAAAGTAATCAGTGCTTCAGCCACCGGTTATTACGGGGAATGGAAAGACCATCCATTTACAGAGACAGATCCGCCGGCTACCGACTTTCTGGGCAGTACCACACTGGCCTGGGAAAGAAGCATTGCGCCGGTTGAAGGGCTCGGCAAAAAGCTGGTCATCTTCCGTACCGGCATTGCATTGAGCCGGGAAGGTGGCGCATTGAAAGAGTTCTACAAACCGCTGAAGTTCGGCTTTGCCACCATCCTGGGTTCGGGCGACCAGTATATCAGCTGGATTCATATACAGGACCTGGTCAGGCTCTACTTCAATGCTATTGTAAACGACCAGCTGGAGGGCACTTATAATGCAGTAGCTCCCTACCCTGTTACACATAAAGAGCTGATACTCACGATGGCTCATGCAGCCAAGGGGCGCAGTTTTGTTACCAGTTATGTACCGGCCTTTGCCCTGAAGCTGGCATTGGGAGAAATGAGTATTGAAGTATTAAAAAGTGTGAACGTGTCTTCCCGCAAGATACAGGATACCGGTTTTCAGTTTTCCTATCCTACCGTAAAAGAAGCCATGGAACAGCTATTCAAGTAG
- a CDS encoding anthranilate synthase component I family protein encodes MLNWANQFNICCLLDNNNYPDLHHRFETLLAADALQSLEVNAGNAFSALEQFYASCQDWLFGHLAYDLKNETAPGLRSDNPDGTGFPDMFFFQPRVVMQLQNNQVHIGGIHFSAADALAIYQDCLRMPVDVVAPAAPRLTPLQARLDHTQYIHAVKGLQAHILRGDCYEVNFCRENFMEDACVYPPALFTQLNALSPAPFAAYYRLNDRYLISSSPERYLQKTGSTVISQPIKGTSRKDPDPVLDQQLQDALRNNPKERAENIMVVDLVRNDLSHTAVRGSVTVKELCGIYSFAQVHQMISTVAAEIAPGTPLTAILKHTFPMGSMTGAPKIRVMQLIEEYEQSRRGLYSGAVGYITPEGDFDFNVVIRSMIYNASRRYLSFQTGSAITFYSNPQLEWEECLLKAAAMVKLLE; translated from the coding sequence ATGTTGAATTGGGCAAACCAGTTCAACATTTGTTGTTTATTGGACAATAATAATTATCCCGACCTTCATCATCGTTTTGAAACCTTACTGGCAGCTGATGCCCTGCAATCCCTTGAGGTAAACGCCGGCAACGCCTTCTCTGCACTGGAACAGTTTTATGCCTCCTGTCAGGACTGGCTTTTCGGACACCTGGCCTACGACCTTAAAAACGAAACAGCACCCGGACTCCGGTCTGATAACCCCGACGGCACCGGCTTTCCGGATATGTTCTTTTTTCAGCCAAGGGTAGTAATGCAGCTCCAAAACAATCAGGTTCATATCGGAGGGATTCATTTTTCCGCAGCAGACGCCCTGGCCATATACCAGGACTGTCTTCGTATGCCCGTTGACGTTGTTGCACCGGCAGCACCCCGGCTAACGCCCCTTCAGGCAAGGCTGGACCACACACAGTATATCCACGCGGTGAAAGGACTGCAGGCACATATTCTGCGCGGTGATTGTTATGAGGTGAACTTCTGCCGGGAGAATTTTATGGAAGATGCCTGCGTATATCCGCCTGCGTTATTTACGCAGTTAAATGCACTTTCTCCGGCTCCCTTTGCGGCTTATTACCGCCTGAATGACCGTTATCTCATCAGCTCCAGCCCCGAACGTTACCTGCAAAAAACAGGTAGCACCGTTATCTCACAACCTATCAAAGGCACCAGCAGAAAAGATCCGGACCCTGTCCTCGATCAGCAGCTGCAGGATGCGCTACGCAACAACCCCAAAGAGAGAGCAGAAAACATCATGGTGGTAGACCTGGTACGCAACGATCTGTCGCATACCGCTGTCCGTGGCAGCGTTACCGTGAAAGAACTTTGTGGCATCTACTCATTTGCCCAGGTACATCAGATGATATCTACCGTGGCCGCCGAAATAGCTCCCGGCACACCACTTACAGCCATACTGAAACACACCTTCCCCATGGGCTCCATGACAGGTGCCCCAAAAATAAGGGTGATGCAGCTGATTGAAGAATATGAGCAAAGCCGCCGGGGACTGTATTCCGGAGCGGTAGGATATATTACGCCGGAAGGAGATTTTGACTTCAATGTAGTGATCCGTAGCATGATCTACAATGCCTCCCGCCGCTACCTTTCCTTCCAGACCGGTTCGGCTATTACTTTCTATAGCAATCCGCAACTGGAGTGGGAAGAATGTCTGCTGAAAGCAGCAGCCATGGTAAAACTACTTGAATAG
- a CDS encoding adenylosuccinate synthase: MVDVLLGLQWGDEGKGKIVDYFAGKYDVIARFQGGPNAGHTLYVNGQKVVLRTIPSGVFHDKTINLIGNGVVLDPVAFKKESEDIAALGIDLTKNLFIAEKTHIIVPTHRALDKASEISKGSEKIGSTLKGIGPAYMDKTGRNGLRVGDVISPDFLALYEKLKQKHLQMLSQYEVEGLAEDIAAWEKEFFEAVPFLQKMNIVSGEYFLNEQLKAGKKVLAEGAQGSMLDVDFGTYPFVTSSNTISAGVCTGLGIAPKWIREVIGVTKAYCTRVGSGPFPTELHDATGEKLRTAGHEFGAVTGRPRRCGWIDLVALNYTCMLSGVTQLVMTKSDVLDEFDEVLACTAYDIDGQQTKQLPFQLNGLDIKPVWESFKGWSDKTATCKQFNELPVEMKAFVEAVDKYLGVPVKYVSNGPGRDQILER, translated from the coding sequence ATGGTAGACGTTTTGTTAGGCCTGCAATGGGGCGACGAAGGCAAAGGTAAAATTGTGGACTATTTTGCCGGCAAGTACGACGTAATCGCTCGTTTTCAGGGTGGACCGAATGCTGGTCATACGCTCTATGTAAACGGTCAGAAAGTAGTTTTACGCACTATCCCTTCCGGTGTGTTCCATGATAAGACCATCAACCTCATTGGCAACGGTGTGGTGCTGGATCCTGTCGCTTTCAAAAAAGAGAGTGAAGATATCGCTGCGCTGGGCATTGACCTGACAAAAAACCTTTTTATTGCGGAAAAAACACATATCATTGTTCCTACGCACCGTGCGCTGGATAAGGCTTCCGAGATATCCAAAGGTTCCGAAAAGATCGGTTCTACCCTGAAAGGTATCGGTCCTGCATATATGGATAAAACAGGCAGAAACGGCCTGCGTGTGGGTGATGTAATCTCTCCTGATTTCCTGGCGCTGTATGAAAAACTGAAGCAGAAACACCTGCAGATGCTGTCCCAGTACGAGGTAGAAGGACTGGCTGAAGATATTGCTGCATGGGAAAAAGAGTTTTTCGAAGCCGTACCATTCCTGCAGAAAATGAATATTGTCAGTGGTGAATATTTCCTGAACGAGCAGCTGAAAGCCGGTAAAAAAGTGCTGGCTGAAGGTGCACAGGGAAGCATGCTCGATGTTGATTTTGGTACTTATCCGTTTGTTACTTCTTCCAACACGATCTCTGCCGGCGTATGTACTGGCCTGGGTATTGCCCCTAAATGGATCCGCGAAGTAATTGGTGTTACCAAAGCTTACTGCACCCGTGTAGGTAGTGGACCATTCCCTACAGAACTGCATGATGCTACCGGTGAAAAACTGCGTACAGCCGGTCATGAGTTTGGCGCCGTAACAGGCCGTCCCCGCCGCTGCGGCTGGATTGACCTGGTTGCACTGAACTATACCTGCATGCTGAGTGGCGTTACCCAGCTGGTAATGACCAAAAGTGATGTACTTGATGAATTTGATGAAGTACTCGCCTGCACTGCTTACGATATCGATGGCCAACAAACCAAACAACTGCCTTTCCAGCTCAATGGTTTAGACATTAAGCCAGTATGGGAATCCTTCAAAGGATGGAGTGATAAGACTGCTACATGCAAGCAATTCAACGAGTTACCTGTTGAAATGAAAGCTTTTGTAGAAGCAGTAGACAAGTATCTGGGTGTACCCGTGAAATACGTCTCCAACGGGCCGGGACGCGATCAGATTCTTGAGCGCTAA
- a CDS encoding RelA/SpoT family protein, which yields METAAVQKYNLDEEQEKKEIVRHYRALLRALKPRLKKGDRELVRTAFEMAADAHKEMRRKSGEPYILHPLAVAQICVEEIGLGVRSAICALLHDTVEDTEVTLEDVSREFGNEIAHIVDGLTKISTVIDSNTSTAQAENFKKILLTLADDPRVILIKLADRLHNMRTLDSMSREKQLKIASETVFIYAPLAHRLGLYNIKSEMEDLAMKYTEQQTYREIAKRLKETKRERTRYINEFIKPIKEVLQEEGFTFEIYGRPKSIHSIHNKIKTKGVAFEEVYDLFAIRIILDSPLDKEKADCWKVYSIITDFYHPSPERTRDWLSNPKSNGYEALHVTVMGPNGKWVEVQIRSKRMNDYAEKGVAAHWRYKEGAQNPQQESKFDQWFTQIREILSNPDSNTLDFLADFKSNLFTEEIYVYTPKGDLKILPVNSTALDFAYAIHSAVGNKCIGAKVNYKLVPLSHKLRSGDQVEIITSNKQKPSEDWLNFVLTAKAKSKIKDALKEEKRKVAMDGKAALERKLDHMKITASQHNINELVQFYKQPSPLDLYYQIAVKNIDLKELKQFSLLGDKLEQPKPAKQPEHQPEEHVKHQQLPSKKDAELIIFGESSDKIAYKLANCCRPIPGDDVFGFITASEGLKIHRTNCPNAAQLLANYGHRVVKTKWVKNREISFLTGLRIIGMDDVGVIHKITNIISGELKINISALSIESKEGLFEGLIKVYVHDKEELDELVERLKKLDGIQSVQRLEESQL from the coding sequence ATGGAAACAGCGGCAGTTCAAAAATATAATCTCGACGAAGAGCAGGAGAAAAAAGAAATCGTCCGGCATTACCGCGCTTTATTAAGGGCGTTGAAACCCCGTTTGAAAAAAGGCGACAGGGAGCTGGTACGTACTGCTTTTGAAATGGCAGCGGACGCACATAAGGAAATGCGCCGGAAATCAGGCGAACCTTATATCCTGCATCCGTTGGCAGTAGCACAGATATGTGTGGAAGAAATAGGACTGGGCGTACGCTCGGCTATCTGTGCCTTGCTGCACGATACGGTAGAAGATACAGAAGTGACCCTGGAAGATGTGTCCCGCGAATTTGGTAATGAAATAGCCCATATCGTGGACGGTCTTACCAAAATATCCACGGTCATCGACTCCAATACCAGCACAGCACAGGCCGAAAATTTCAAGAAAATACTGCTCACTCTGGCAGATGATCCCCGCGTAATACTCATCAAGCTGGCAGACAGGCTGCATAATATGCGTACCCTCGACAGCATGAGCCGGGAGAAACAACTGAAGATAGCCTCCGAAACGGTGTTTATCTACGCGCCACTGGCCCACCGCCTGGGACTTTACAATATCAAGTCCGAGATGGAAGACCTGGCCATGAAATACACGGAACAACAAACCTACCGTGAAATCGCCAAACGCCTTAAAGAGACCAAACGCGAGCGTACCCGTTATATCAATGAGTTTATCAAACCCATCAAAGAGGTATTACAGGAGGAAGGCTTCACTTTCGAAATCTACGGTCGCCCTAAATCGATCCACTCCATCCACAATAAGATCAAAACAAAAGGCGTAGCCTTTGAAGAAGTATATGATCTCTTTGCCATCCGTATTATCCTGGATTCACCACTGGACAAGGAAAAGGCAGATTGCTGGAAGGTATATTCCATCATCACCGACTTCTATCACCCCAGCCCCGAACGCACCCGCGACTGGCTCAGTAACCCCAAGTCCAATGGTTACGAAGCCCTGCACGTGACCGTAATGGGCCCCAACGGTAAATGGGTGGAAGTACAAATACGCTCCAAACGTATGAACGACTACGCCGAAAAAGGTGTGGCCGCTCACTGGCGCTATAAGGAAGGTGCCCAGAACCCGCAACAGGAGTCTAAATTTGATCAGTGGTTTACCCAGATCAGGGAAATCCTCAGCAACCCGGATTCCAATACACTGGACTTCCTGGCCGATTTTAAAAGCAACCTCTTCACTGAAGAGATCTATGTATACACGCCAAAAGGCGACCTGAAAATATTACCGGTCAACTCCACCGCGCTGGATTTTGCCTATGCCATCCACAGTGCTGTAGGTAACAAGTGTATTGGCGCCAAAGTCAACTACAAGCTGGTACCACTCAGCCATAAGCTACGCAGTGGAGACCAGGTGGAAATCATTACTTCCAACAAACAGAAGCCGTCGGAAGACTGGCTCAACTTTGTACTGACAGCCAAAGCCAAGTCCAAAATCAAGGACGCACTGAAGGAAGAAAAAAGGAAAGTGGCCATGGATGGTAAAGCTGCGCTGGAACGCAAGCTGGACCACATGAAAATCACTGCCAGTCAGCACAATATTAACGAGCTGGTCCAGTTCTATAAACAACCGTCACCACTGGACCTCTACTACCAGATCGCGGTTAAGAACATTGACCTGAAAGAGCTGAAACAGTTTTCCCTCCTGGGCGACAAGCTGGAACAGCCCAAACCGGCCAAACAACCGGAACACCAGCCGGAAGAGCATGTCAAACATCAGCAGCTCCCTTCCAAAAAAGATGCAGAGCTGATCATCTTCGGAGAAAGTTCTGATAAGATAGCCTACAAACTGGCCAACTGCTGCCGTCCTATTCCTGGTGACGACGTGTTCGGCTTTATCACCGCCAGTGAAGGCCTTAAAATTCACCGTACCAACTGCCCCAATGCTGCACAGCTGCTGGCCAACTACGGCCACAGGGTGGTAAAAACCAAATGGGTTAAAAACAGAGAGATCTCCTTCCTGACCGGTTTACGGATCATAGGAATGGATGATGTGGGTGTTATCCACAAAATCACCAATATCATCTCCGGTGAACTGAAGATTAATATCTCTGCCCTCAGTATTGAGTCTAAAGAGGGGCTTTTTGAGGGGCTGATCAAAGTATATGTACATGATAAGGAAGAGCTGGATGAGTTGGTAGAACGGCTTAAAAAGCTGGATGGCATACAATCTGTACAACGACTGGAAGAATCGCAATTATAA
- a CDS encoding response regulator transcription factor, whose protein sequence is MNMQTQVNKNPRILLAEDDKALGEIVKRNLESIGYQVEHCVDGEDAWAEFQKKRYDLLLLDIVMPKKNGFQLAKEVRSKNTLVPIFFLSAEKTMDADRLDGFRLGADGYIVKPFSLLELQRRVKAFLKWTRPPKSELLIGHVVGEHTFNYRKMKVYPKDNQTAYVATFSPTEAKLLRYFLNRPNIIIKKDELLMKLWGRDDVTSSRSMDVFIGKIRKQMKLEPRLNLETIFNVGMRLNVPKDFILQKITIPLSNTAIQ, encoded by the coding sequence ATGAACATGCAAACCCAAGTGAATAAGAACCCCCGTATTCTGCTTGCGGAAGATGATAAGGCACTCGGTGAAATCGTCAAAAGAAACCTGGAAAGTATCGGTTACCAGGTTGAGCATTGTGTGGACGGTGAAGATGCCTGGGCAGAATTTCAAAAGAAACGCTACGATTTATTGTTACTGGATATCGTAATGCCGAAAAAAAACGGCTTTCAGCTGGCCAAGGAAGTTCGCAGCAAAAACACGCTGGTACCCATCTTTTTCCTGTCAGCCGAAAAAACCATGGATGCCGACCGGCTCGATGGCTTCCGGCTGGGTGCAGACGGGTATATCGTAAAACCATTCAGCCTGCTGGAGTTGCAAAGAAGGGTCAAGGCATTCCTGAAATGGACCCGCCCCCCCAAATCTGAACTCCTCATCGGGCACGTGGTAGGTGAACATACCTTCAACTACCGCAAAATGAAAGTATATCCCAAAGACAATCAGACAGCATACGTCGCTACTTTCTCCCCCACAGAGGCCAAGCTATTGCGATATTTCCTCAATCGCCCCAATATCATCATCAAAAAAGATGAACTGCTGATGAAACTCTGGGGACGCGACGATGTCACCTCCAGCCGCAGTATGGACGTCTTTATCGGCAAAATCCGCAAACAAATGAAGCTGGAACCCAGACTTAACCTGGAAACCATCTTTAACGTTGGCATGCGCCTCAATGTCCCGAAAGATTTCATACTACAGAAAATTACCATCCCACTGAGCAATACAGCTATCCAATAA